A genomic stretch from Lysobacter soyae includes:
- a CDS encoding Fe2+-dependent dioxygenase encodes MLLHIPSVLSPDELSAMRKALARAEWTDGRETVGTQGAKVKRNQQLPDASPLRAELARIVLSALARNSTYFSAALPLKTLTPRFNRYSGHGEYGFHVDGAVMRADADVQLRSDLSCTLFLADPDDYDGGELVISDTYGEHAVKLPAGDLILYPASSLHKVEPVTRGERLASFFWIQSMVRDDARRRMLFDMDQAIQALVGDNADATATLQLTGIYHNLLRQWAET; translated from the coding sequence ATGCTTTTGCATATTCCATCCGTACTCAGCCCTGACGAACTTTCCGCCATGCGGAAAGCACTGGCGAGGGCGGAATGGACCGACGGTCGCGAGACCGTCGGCACGCAGGGCGCAAAGGTCAAGCGCAACCAGCAACTTCCGGATGCATCGCCACTGCGCGCCGAATTGGCGCGCATCGTCTTGTCTGCACTGGCGCGCAATAGCACCTATTTTTCCGCCGCGTTGCCCCTGAAGACTCTGACACCCCGCTTCAATCGCTACAGCGGTCATGGTGAATACGGCTTCCATGTTGACGGCGCCGTGATGCGTGCCGACGCCGATGTGCAATTGCGATCCGACCTCTCCTGCACCTTGTTCCTTGCCGATCCCGACGACTACGACGGCGGCGAACTGGTCATCAGTGATACTTACGGAGAGCATGCGGTGAAGTTGCCGGCCGGTGACTTGATCCTGTATCCCGCCAGCAGTCTGCACAAAGTCGAGCCCGTCACCCGCGGCGAACGCCTCGCCTCTTTCTTCTGGATCCAAAGCATGGTGCGCGACGATGCCCGTCGCCGCATGTTGTTTGATATGGACCAAGCCATCCAAGCCTTGGTCGGCGATAACGCAGATGCCACCGCTACCCTGCAACTCACCGGCATCTATCACAACCTGCTCCGGCAATGGGCGGAAACATGA